Below is a genomic region from Castanea sativa cultivar Marrone di Chiusa Pesio chromosome 2, ASM4071231v1.
TAACTTCTCGGTCCCTTCTTCGTTCAAGATTGAGAAATTGATCTTAACGTTGGGAACCAACAGACTCTTCTCGGTTTGGCCCGGAACCTACCATAGCTAAATGTTGATCTCACTAAAGCTCAAGTTTCTCATTGACAACGCCAATTGAAGGGGGTCGGTTTGGATCCTAAGCCTAAAAGGAAATAGGATTAAGGCCCAAcaagcccaacacaatgaatttgtagagagtgagttgGAAACTAGGCTTTAATAAATTGGACAACAATTATAATGGGTCCAGATGACAAGAAAAACCAAGATAAAcagattttaagcaaaataacTCTTCCTCGAAAAAGTCCGAGGGGAATAGCTCTTGTATATATCTCTCTTAAACTTGATTACAATTTCAGTTCTTGTTGCTACAGTCTTTCTTTTACAGATTCGCAACCGTCTCTTGTAAATGGTCTTTCTTCCTTATATTCCCCTGTTTTGCTTCATCTCCACCCTCCACGTGTAAATCACGTTACTTACTTTGATCCTTGTTCCAttagcaccttcttgaagtctttgggGGTAACTGTAAGGTTGAATAtcactgttcagatatcacttcaATATTAATATGGCCAAAGAGTTAACTGCATAGCCTTTAATGAGGTTGTAGTAACTTTCTATTAGATATTTTTTAGCTTATCTTTGTCTTATTCCCTCttgatgtttatccttatcagCAGAATTGTCTGGAGTATTGCCCTTAGTAGCAGATCAAACCTTTTGACCTATGCTTTGCCAAATAGAGGAGACATTTCTCCTCAGACTACCTTCCCAAATCCTCATGGCTAGAACCTTCCACAACTCACTGATTTGTACTTATTCCCTAACGTCTACTTGTCCTCGGACTACTACATGTCCTTGGACAAGGCCCACGGCCCAATATACATTCCTGGGCCTTCTATCCCTACAATCATGCTAAATATTAGGACTAAAGGTTAtacttgttttcttttgtttttgtttttgtttttgttttttgttttgtttttgttatctAATGTTATACTTACGTAATAGAATAATGATATAATCCATCATTAAAGTATTGACCTTGAACAAATTATACTTGAGTATAACATAACAACTATTCATGTCATCAAGAACTTTATAAATCAACTGATtgatattttctcattttttaaagGGGAAATTGCACTTTACCCACCTATGGTTTGGCTTGTTTTAACAGTGCCCACCCGTGGTTTAAAAGTTATCACTTAACCCACTTGTAGTGGCCTCCGTTAGACCCCCGTTACCCACCTCTGCCTTTTGCATTAGAAAATCTCATTTACTATATAAGCCCAAATTAGAACCCAAATAGAACCTTAAAAAAAGAACGAGCTCTCTCCCTCTATCTACCTTAGAACCCCAAACCCATTTCTCTATGTACTCCGATTGCCAAAGTGAAATCTGAACATGTCTTCTTCAAGTTATTACTTGGGTTCCAGTCACCATTCATGCTCTGTTGACTATTGTTGGCTACGGACTGCTTTGACCTTGAACAATTTTGGGAGAAGGTTTTATGGGTGTAGCTACTATGATGTGGTGAGTAGCAGctaattttcagattttttttcctttatttttatttttattttttggttttgttggcTTCATGAATAACcctaatttgattttgtttgtagGATGATGATCCTACTTGTAAATACTTTAGCTGGTTAGATGGAAAAACATGTAAGCGTGGGTCTGAAGTTGCACCCATTGTCCTTGCAAGATTCAGTATGTACAAGAATCAAGCAAGAGTTGCAGAGGAAAAGGAAAATGCGGCTAGTGATAGGGAAATAGCAGCTATTGAGAGGGAAAAAGTAGCCAAGCGAAGGGAAGAAAAAGCTAGGGTTAGAGAGAGGATAGCTAAAGAGAAGTTACAGAAGTACAATTTTGCACTTGTTGTGTCATGGgggttttttgctttttttttttttttgtgttttctggTAGGACGGGAGAATTTGGAACAAAGCCATTGAGTCTGCCTTGAAGGCAAGTTGTTGTAGTTATTGTATAATTTTGGGTATTACCACTTTTGACAAGTGTATTCCATGTATTTGGCACTATGTGATGTTATTGTTTATTTGAATAAAGTATGCAATGTGTTCTTTATGTGATGTGTTCTTCTTTATGTAATCTGTTCTTGTTTATGTAATGTGTAATGTTGCCTTGTAATGTGTTCTTTATTTAATGTGATCTTGTAAATTGAATAGAGCATGCTACATTGTTTACGTAATGTGTAATGCTGCCTTGTAATGTATTCTTTATGTAATGTGTTCTTGTTATTTGAATAGGGTATGCAATCTGTTCTTCTTTATATAAGGGGCAATTGCACATGCACCTCACAAGATTTTGTTTACATCAATTGAAAAAGCATAAAGAAGTATGTTTTAAAGTAAGAGTACCATtccatacatatataataagcATTGTTCAAAACAAGTGGACTCCACTTAACATTAATGGATAAACACAGCTAAAGTACTTCAATAATAGGTGGTTCTGTCCCCACTAAGACAATAACAAAATAACTTTACAGTAGAAAGTTAtgcacaataacaaaaaagtggTGACATGCCACTATCAGACAtgcacaataacaaaaaaagtaaagtaaagttTCTGCTTGCACATTCTCCAATCTTCATTTCCCAAAAACCTTGCCCTTGTCCTTGCCCTTGCCCTGCCCGTTGAGAACATTGCACCAAATGTCTCTGTCTCCTTTGTCATTGTGTCTCACCAGTTATTCCAGCCTTACACCTCCTTGAATTATGCCCCTCCTTATGGCAAAACCCACATTTTATAGGTCTATATGACTTAGAAATTTTGTATGGGTTGTTTAGCTCAACTGCATATTTCTTCCTTTTCATTGGTGGCCTACCACAATTGGAGCAACAGGGGCaggttggttggttggtttcAACCCATTCATCTTGGCCAGGAAGTGGGGTAATCATCTTCTTATATGCAGCCACATAGGCATCATTTTTATAGCATGCATGCACATAATCCTTAGGTCTCTCCAGGTTCTTATAGATTGCTGCAACACCATGTTTACATGGGATTCCTGTCAAATCCCAAACTCTACAAGTACAACACTTTCTTGTAAGGTTAACCACATGCCTCTCATACTCATTATCAACCTCATATATATAGCAACCTGATGGGACAGCAGAAAATGACTTAGAATCAAATTTCAACTGCTCATGCTTCTGCACTATGTTTGGACATATGTCACTAGTGAATTTTTCAATCACAGCCTTCTTACTGTACATTCTAGTCATCAACCTAACCTTGATCCACTCTAGCATGGCAATAATAGGCTTATCCCTAGCTTCTAGTATCATAAAATTAAATGACTCACTAAGATTGTTCACATAATAATCAGAGATGGCCCTTGGAGTGAAATATGACTTGGTCCATTAGGTTGGTTGGATGTCTGCTAGATATTCCCATGCTTTTTTGTCCAATTCCTTCATATCTTGCATTCTCTTCTCAAACTCCCTAATTGTTGTTGCTGCAGCACACCTTTATCATGCAACATTCAATTCTAAACCCTTGAAGTTTAACTTAAAGTTGTTGTAAATATGCTTCACACAGAATCTATGTTTAACTGTTGGAAACAACATCTCCATGGCAGGTATCAATCCCTGGTTAtcataaatacaataaaaaaacatttaaagaacaaaaatgaacACCATCTGCCtaagaatagaaacaaaactttcaaaaaGTAGAAATGTAATGActaagaacaaacaaaaatctcaaaaatcaAGTGAATTGTATTACCTTCTGCCTATCTGAAATGAACACCAGATTCAACTCATCTGGCCTCCCAATATCATCTGCAAATGTTTGTAAAAACCACACCCAAGTATCCTTGTTTTCTTGCTCAACTATACCTAATGCAACAGGGAAAATATTGTCATTCTTATCCATTGCAGTTGCTGATAATATATGTCCACCAAACTTGCCCTTCAAGTGGTAACCATCTAATCCTACAAGTGGCCTGCACCCCTCAAGAATCCAACTTTCTGTGCATTGTATCTCACATACATCCTTTTGAACTTGGGTTGTGGGTTAGGCTCAGTAATTTTAGTTTGCAGAATCACCTTACTCCCCACATCAGTTACTTTTATCATCTCTGCATAGTCCCTAAGCTTCCCATACTGTAACCTCTCATCACCTAGTATGAATTCTCTAGCTTTCCTCTTACTCTGTACACTTGATTTATGCTCAAGTCCATAGACACATCCCGTATAACTCGATGCTTCGCACCAGAAATTGCCCAATCAGGGTTTTTGTTGAAATCATCCAAGTACTTCCTAGCCACATATGTAGAAGTGACTTGGCTATGCTTGAATGTCCTCCCATATGTACAAGTTGGAACCATGGTCTTTATCTGGAAGGTTAACTCCCTTGCAATCTGTGATGCATATATCGTCCAACCACATTCATACTTGCAATGGacagaaactttgttcttttcATTAAGCTTGAACTTAATGTCTACAGGCTTTTTCACTGCATATTCCCTCAAGGCAGCCCTAAACACCTTCCCATTTGGAAACTTCATACCCTTGCATAACTGAGAGTTACTCATGCCAGTCTTCTCATTAAACTCTGGACATCTCACCCtttcatcctcatcctcatccttagAAGTGTTAATGCTCCTAgtgtcatcatcatcaagagCATTTTCAGCCCAATCATTATCATCAACAGCTTGATTACTGGCAGTAGCTTCTGGTCTCTTCCCATTATCTATAACTGGCTCCTTCAAATGCTCTCCCTCATTTACATTTTTAGTATCTCTTTGATGCTCTCTCATATTGGGCACCTCATTGTTCTGAGCACCAAATATGTCATCAGGATAATCTGGTCCTTCATACCCTTCATATAGCCAATCAGGTCCTTCATACCCTTCATCTAGCCAATCAGGTTCATCCAGATGAACATCTTCACTACCAACAGTTTGTCCATGGGCAGCATTGTCATCCACGTTCTGTCCATGGGTAGCATGGTCATCCACATGCACAGCTCTACCAACACCACCATCCCTTAAACCTTCAACAAGTTCTTCACTAACATCATTTTGGTCAACCACAGATGATCTAACAGAGACATTATTGGTCACCTCCTCACAATCAgtatcatcatcttcatcattcaTTTCCCATGGCTAGTTTACTGCAATTGGTTGATCTGGTTTAACTATAGGTTCTTTAATAGCAATTGGTTCAACTTTAGGTTCTACATAAAATGTGATTTCATTTGTTGGCCATTCAGCATGTAGTTCACACATGTAGGTCACATCATCATCTGAATTAATTAACCTTAACCTTTGCTCTAAGTCACCACCaagtattaaataataaatcctACTGTTAATGGGTCCCCCAACCTCAGCACAAATGTCTTGTATCTCAAAATGACTTAGTAGATCTGGATCAACATTACCTATTGTAGATACCTCATCACCTACATACTCTAAACCAAGGTTCCACTCAAAATTCCTACTATGGTGAATAGTAAAATCAAAACGAATTTTAGCAACCATCTGCAGGAGTTAATACACATGcacaaacaacaataattaaatacataACCAACACATGCACAGAGAGCACCAATCATTGacaaaagcaaaataatttCAGTTGCACATAAAATACCATTTAACATGGGGTTAGAGACAAGAAACACAAACTAAACAATTTCTCTTCATGGGACCACAGACAACCTAAAGATGCATCTAACCAAAATATTCCTAGGGACCACAATCATCAATGTCAACTATAGAAGAACAAACACAACAATGGTAAACCCAACAATGGTAAACCACTAATTTTATGACAGAAAAACTTTAATCCGAATCACCTTCATCAATCGTTACACATTGAAAAAGAACAAACACAACAATGGTAAACCCTAGAAAGTCATTTCATATATACCTAATACAGAGGAAAACCCAAGCTTCAACACACCTCCTCTTTGCTTGCAAGTTTTCGGGGATTTCACTTTGGCAATCAAAGTAAAGAGAGGAAGGGATTATGAGTTTGGAGATTTTTTGGGATTCTAAggtagagggagggagagagctcgttctttttttagggttttaattttGGCTTATATAGTAAATGAGATTCTTTAATGAAAATGACAAAGGTGGGTAACAGGGGTCTAATAGAGGCCaccacaggtgggttaagtgataAATTTTAAACCACGGGTGGATACTGTTAAAACGGGCCAAACCATAGGTAGGTAAAGTgcaatttctcatttttctatTAAAGACATTTAGTGTTCATATTCTCCCTCATcagttgtaactattgaattgtggttaaaattatataataaaaaaattgtaaaaaaattcagattctGTGGTCGCTCTATTGAAGGTTGCTAGGCCTTGGCCTTTGGGCCTCACGTAACCACAATCATGCAGGCCTATCTTGTATTGTCACATCCCTAAACAGAACTAACCCTATGTTTTAAAGCCTTCAATAAATTTGGACTCAACTGGGCTCTACCCCACTTTCCACTCTCATCAGCCCATTCCACATTTTATCTCCAAGTCGACCGTTAGATTTCCTTCTCATATTGATATGGCGCCATGAAATTGAAAGAAAGCACCCTCTACATTTTCAGTTTATTTTCTCTCATAGGCGCCAATCTCTTTCTGATCCATGAAATCCATCCACACCcatattataattgatattTCGACCACCTTGTCCCACCTCATCTCTGAGGAACTTATGTGTAATAACCCGTGCTTTGGAGCTCTTGATGATTATGCTCACAAACTGTTCGATGAAACTACTCATCCAACTGCGTTTCCATGGACTTCCTTGATTAATTCATGGGTATGCTGAAAATTGTTTAATCTATACGCAGGAGCTTTCTCTCTGTATGTCAAATGCATATTGAGCCCGTCCCACCCTTGAATTTCACTATCACATCCGTGTGTAAGGCTTTAGTTAAATATGGAGAAAACTATAAGGTTTGACATGAAAGTTAGTTTTGGTATTGGCTTGACAGTTCAAAATGCGGGATTTTCACTTGTTCATTCATGGGATATAGAAAGAAGACGTTGTGAGATGGGTGTTTGATATGTAGTCCATCAGTTTGTCATGGAAAAAAATGTTGCATTATGATTCAGTAAGAATATACTTTACGTTGGATTTGCTCAGGGACAATTAGAATCTGGGATATCTATTGGAAAGAAGTAATGTTATTGTCTACATGCCTTGTAATGCTTATGTTTAGTTCATTTGAGAAGGTAATTGACAAAAGTGGTATGccatagagaaaataaaatgtgtATGCTatggcaaaaaaattttatatatatatatatatatatatatatttgataaatgGTATGCTATGGCAAAATATTACTATGACTCTTATTAAAAAGATCTTCCAAGTAGTTGTTGGACACTTCAACCAAATTCCGTTGTTCATTCCCGTTATAGGCCCCTTAACTAACAAATAATGGAAGGTTTCattttcaattataatatgataatACTGCTTATTGAATGGTTATAATGATTATCTTACTTTTTTTCACAGATGATATAGGCTATTGATCAAGTATTGAGCTATCAAAAATTGCTATCAAGGAGACATCAAGGCACTTGTAAGGTTTATGATTTATTTGGGAAAGTTCATTATTTGACTGagctaaattaaattttttgcatgattttgattttgtatttaagttttgaatCCTTGAGTTTGCAAGTTAGAGAACTTTAATATAACAGCTATGGCACAAGTTCCCTTACTAATGTATTTATAACTTTAATGCCCACTTGGCCTTCAAATGAAGCAAAGTGGTTGAAGAAAATGGTCTCATTGAGTATCCTTTTTTATTGAGTATGGGCACTAGATAGAACTGAATGGTAAAGATGTGTTCATTTAGTTAAGCCTGAGTAGCTCAAATTGAGGCTTTGTTGAATTTAGTTGAGTTTTACCTTAAAGAATAATGTAATCTTAATGGATAATTATTGACCAGAATAATAACATTATGAAGAGAACTCCATTGAATACATTGAAGCAATGGGTGTGATATGGCTAGCTTTGTTCAATATTGTCATAGTCTAGAAACAAAGTTGCCATGGTATTTGCCATCACAATTTGTTGCTCAATTTCTTGTGTGTGTTGTTTTTATTTAGCTATAGCTAGCAGAACATGGACACAGCATGATAGACCAGGTCAGATAGCTAAGTGacacaacagcaacaacaaagccttagtcccaaattttttgGGGTCAACTATGGAGTCTTGACAGATTAGTTAGGGTGTTAGATAGCCAAaatgaaaggggaaaaaaataagtaaaaaccTTTCAAAACAGAAAATAGAAGTGTTGGAATGTGactagatatttttttttcataaccctaCTTATGAGGACTATATTAATTGTGCCAAATGATGCCTTTGTAGGTGAGACATGGCCTAGAAGATGCCTTGTTATTTCCTCCTAGATGACAAAGTTATGTTGTATATCTTTCCCTTGTGATGTTTTGTACAGGCTTATTAGAGATGTGAAAGAATTCCTCTAGGCAACACaattatttaggattttaaGGTTTTGTGATTAGTAAAATGTTACATATTTACCCAAATATTGGCTAcatatcaaagaaatcaagaagttGATATAAGGACATATTATGGCCATAAAATTGGACCACTTAGCTCTACTGCCTGTTAGGCTTGATAAAATACTCCGTTATAATAATTTATCCACTAATCTTCTTTTAAGACCTATTCAAGTTGCTTATGATAGTGTTTGGAAACTGTACCTTTTAGATGGCCTACAGTATTTGATAAACAGTTGGCCTTGCATTCTACATGACCACATCTTCTTTGATAACAACTTTTTTGTTGTACCTCCAGAGTGCTTGCATTGTGTCATGAATTCATGTTTCAGAACAAGTGCCTGgcacagatttttttttttttcctgccagagtcatgttcatgcattgcatagTCAATGTCTGCCTAACCCCACCCTCAAGAGAACTAATCAGCCATATGTTTTGGCCTGGTAAGGCAACACCTTCATTAATTGCTTGTGCGTGGTGCAGTTTATGCCAAGTGTCAGTGCATTTTGCTGACATTAGTTTTGAGCAACATCAGCATGATATAGAGCATGCCATGGGCCTCCTTTTGAGTGCATCCATGTAAATACATATCTTTTGGTCAAGCATGATTAGAACCATTGCTATATTTGGTGTCTTAATTTACTGGCACAAATCCTCACTTTCTAGGACTGCAGATTTAGTGTACTGAGTGAGGACTAGTTTTCTGGTAAGTTAACCTTGAAATTTTAGTATGTGCAATTGAGATTTATAATCACCAATATATATTTAAGTCACCCTTTATAGCAACggtcaaaataatattttccctatatttttcttcaattggatCTAAGCACTATACGAATATCTGAAGAAACATAGAATCACTAAGAGTCAAGCCCTGGAGTCGTGTCAGACTTTGTTTCTCCATCACCATTATACATTACTTCGTTACTGGAAGACaggaaaaaagaagacaaccttgatgtttaaaaataaatgggttttttttgcAAATCTATAAGACTGCTGGAATATTTAGTAATAAGATGTCACCTCGTAAACCTCACTTAACTTAtgtttataaaatgaaattcaatGAATCTTAACTGTTTTTTGACACATTgaaaataatcaattaaaattttttccaaataaggggcaaataagaaaaaaaacttgtaattgaagttctaatacattgaAAAAGTCCGTTTTGTAGactaaaagaaaatggaaatagTCATATACATTTGCTTTATGGCTTGGGGCTCCCAACTGGTCACCCTTTACTAATAGAATATTAATTAAGATAATGTTTacaaacttcaaaaaattttcacattGCTCGATAAGATTTCCAAACAAAAGTATTAAAGTTACTGGTTTCTGACAGCCACTGACTGAATAACATGTAAGGTTAGATTTTATTGATaaccataaccaaaaaaaaaaaaaccacacttcttaaagaaaggaaaaccaaaccaataATGCTTACGGCATTTTCTTTTACAGAACACATAGCATATACTCATATGGCAATCTCTTCTCTCTGTGTTTGCATGCGCAGGccttgtgtgtgttttgggggTTAGATTACTACAGGATGTACTTATGGTGAAAATCAATGAATTTTACAAATAGCTATTTTCGACTGGAACCTGGTCAAATTGTGATTACAACTTGATATTAAATTCCACCACAGTTGGATGTCATGTCAAGTTTTGATTAAGAGCAGACTTAAGTGAAGTTCCTTAGATTAGATTCGTTAGGTTTTCTGTGTCAATTATTATATCATGATGGGACTTTGCTATTTTAAAGGTTTCATTTAGTAGATCAAATATGCAAAGTCAATTAGAAATGATGGTTTAAGCACATACTTAAACCCTACTTTATTAGACTTAACAAATGGTTCCAAAATGATCAAAGCAAACTTGATGTAAGGAACGTTCCTGTGACAATTGACCGTGAttgttgtctctctctctctctctctctctcacactccccccccccccccccccaaaatagAAACATGTGTCGTGTCATGCAATTTTCTGATTTACAATTCCTGAACATGACATTCACTTTTTCATTCCTATATGTATCATTGTGCCGAAGGGTCgaaaaaatattgagttttATTATCTGAAGTttacttgttaaaaaaattattagctgAAATTTAAACTGTTAAACTTGATGCACCATTTCTATTATAGTTTATATTCTAATCTTAAATGCTTACTCTTGTAAAGGCTCTGTCGAATGCCTTCACATTCAACGTAGACCATAGAATGAAAACAGATTGGGAGGGTTTGCAGCATCTGGTCTTATCTATATTAGGCTGATTATTCCTTTGAAAGGCATAATTGCAGCAAAATATGTTTTGAATAATTACTTgctcacaacaacaacaacaacaacaacaatagagCCTTAGTCCCCAAAGTTTGAGGTTGGCTGTGGATCTTTAGCAAATTAATCAAGCTATACAAGATTCATTCATACTAAAGTGACTAATTATTACACTGATCCCAATCTACCTAGGTCATCCTCATATTTCAGGATCTGATTAAAGTCAGTGACTTAGTTAGCTGTTAGCACCGTGATTAATTCCCAAATTGTGATACGTAACTAATGACATGTTTGGTACACTGTAATAATTATTACAATGTAAAAAGAATAAGTATTACAAGTAATACAAGAAGTTGGAATGGCATAACTAttcttattcatttgtttggtaaTAACACTGTAATGGAAGTTTGGATCTATGTTAGGATAGTGAAATGTCattatatttttgtcaaatttcc
It encodes:
- the LOC142624954 gene encoding uncharacterized protein LOC142624954; this encodes MILEARDKPIIAMLEWIKVRLMTRMYSKKAVIEKFTSDICPNIVQKHEQLKFDSKSFSAVPSGCYIYEVDNEYERHVVNLTRKCCTCRVWDLTGIPCKHGVAAIYKNLERPKDYVHACYKNDAYVAAYKKMITPLPGQDEWVETNQPTCPCCSNCGRPPMKRKKYAVELNNPYKISKSYRPIKCGFCHKEGHNSRRCKAGITGETQ